The genomic region ACCAGGCAGCACAGCCCAGAATGTGATTCACCTGGATCTCTCAAAGCCTGGGGCCAGGGCTGAAGGTGGGCCATGCCCCAACCAACCACTCaccacccctctcccccaccttccACCCCTCCTGGCTGGCCCAGGCTGTCCAGTCAAACTTGACTGGCCATTGGCAGCCTGGCCTGGTTACCCAACCCTGGGCCCCCTGAGAAGGCTGGGGAGGCACCCAGGCAGTTACATTTGGATCCCAACGGGACATTCTGTGCTTTCCAGCTCACCCCGCAGGTCTGGGGAACTGCGGAGGAGAAAGGGCTGGGGTCATAACCGGGCGATGCCCCAAGGAAAGGGAGCCAGTCACAGGAGCTGCCCCCTGGACAGGACCTTCCAGCGAGTCCCTCTAAAGTCCCGATCCTGACCCGGATACCCCGAAGGGCGTCGCCACCCGCGTTTACCCTGACCGCACAGATTTCCGCGGAAAGGGCCACGCTCGCAGTCAAGGCCTGTGCTCTCTCCAGTGTCTCCCTCCCCTCGGGTACCCCTACTCTCCGGGCCCCTcagactcctccctcctccatatAGCCTTTGCTCCGCATGCGCTCCTCCCCGCGCGGCCACACTCGTCCCGCGTTCCTGGGGCTCCACCGCCACCCGGAGGGCGGCGACGGCCCGGCCTGCTGTCCTCCCAGAAGTTAAAGATCGTACCCGGCTCAAAGTGGTTCTGGAAAATCTCGCCCCCGAAGAAGCTGCAGAACGACATGGCGCCGGAAGGACGGCCGCACACCCACCGCCTCCGACGGATCCGAGGCCAGACTCAGGATCCGCCGCTTGAGTCCGCCTAGCGAGAACCAATCCCTCTCTGACCCCACCGGGCCCAGGAGCCCCGAGGCACAACTCCCCCAGGCAGCCAATCACGTCCAGGAATGCGAGACACCCTCTCAGGGCCTGCCTCCCACTGCCCCGCCCCCTTCCGCGGACCAATCCCTCCCCGGGGCTAGCGCTCCGACTTCCGCCTCCCGGAGGGCCCTTCCGAGGACACGCCCCCTCATCTTCCAGCTGGCCCCGCCCACCAGCCAGGACCTTGGCTCTGCGGTTCCCGAGGCCCCGCCCCGAGCTGCAGGGCGCGCAGCCGAACTGCGTCCGCCACCTGGCGGCGGCTGCAGAGAACCGGGAGACACGTCAGCTTTCTTCCCTTCCCGGCTCTAAGCCCCGGAGTACCGGCTGTTGACCAGCCTTTCCGTGCCCTCCAACTCTGAGACACCGCGGAAGAACTGCCTCTGGCTTTTATTAGACTAGGGCACCAGCGGGGGTTGCGCCGCGCTTCTTCCAGGCCCCCTCCGTTCCATCCTGCCTACAAGTCTCCCGAGGTCTCcggcttttccttctccagatgcttCTTCTGGGGACCCTGGGGGGCGAGGAACAGGAGGAGGGTTAAGTCACAGGGTCTCACCAGCCGCCTGGGTTCTCGGAGCCAGCCCCGTGCCCCCTCCCGCCGGTCCCTCCCCTGCTTCCTTTCCAGCAAGACCGCGTGCCCAGTACTAGACCCCGTGCCCAGGACTAGACCCCTGAAAGCCCCTCCTGTGGATGAGTGCAGGGGCATGCGTGCCACAGATGCCTGCCCTGGGGCAGATGGGATGAGGGGTCTGAGCCCCAGAGAGCAAGGCGGATGGGCTCACCATGAAGGCCCTCTTCTCTTGGGCTGTCTGGAAGCGGCCATGGCCAAACTTGGAGGTGGTGTCAATGAACTTGAGCTCGATGTTCTCCAGGGCCTGGCGGCTGTGGTGCACCAGGAGGGACTGGGGCCCGTGGGAGAGGGAAAACAACAAGGCAGGAGGTCCCCACTCAGCCCCTCCCGTCACCCCCAGTCCACAGAGGAGGGTCTCACTCACCCACCTTCTGTTAGAACCCCTCCCTTTTTGCtttccccaccctgccctcctggagcaggCTGGAGGACAGGGCaggccagccccccacccccaacccactcCACAGCCCATGGGGCTCCCACTCCCCAGCTCGCCACCTGGCACTGACCTTCCTCAATGTGATGACCCGCTTCTTGGTGCCCGCGATGCAACCTTTCAGCATGACAAAGTCGTTGTTGACTTCCCCGTAGTGCGGGAAGCCTCCCTGAGGGGATGTAGGTCCAGAAAAGAGGCTCTGGGTTTAGGGGCAGCTGAGAAAACTAGGGGAACTCCCCTGGCCTGGGGTGACACTCTAGATCACATCAGGACAGTCTCTGAGCCAGATCCTAAGTCCATCCTGTGACTGTCTTATTTAAAACTCTGTATTttacagagggggaaactgaggctaggGGTGGGGGGTGATGTCACTGCTCCCAGCCCCACAGTTGCCACATCCTGCGGCTGGGGTGTGAGCCCAGGCAGCCTGACTCCAAGGGCAGAGTTGGAGCTGCTGCACCCCGAAAGCTGGGACAGGAGCTGGAGGACATGCTGTCTGCAGCGGAGACTCTGAGGCTGGCAGCGGCTTGCTGGTGCCTGAGTTCTTGGGGAGGGTGGTGCCCCGCAGGCttgccccacacacacacacaccagacccCTCAGCCAAATCAGCCACCCACTCTCACCAGCGGCGTGATGGATTTGTCAGTCACGTCGTAGCTGGTGGATGCATTGTTCTTAACCACCTTCCCATCCTCCATGTGGAGCCCCCGGCCGATGCGGTAGATCTGCCAGGAGGACAGAGCATGTGGGGGACAGCAGGTGGCTTATGGGGTCAACAAGATGTCCATGCCCATGAGAACGTGGGCTGAGACCCAGGCGCTGGAGGAGGCATTTCAGAGAGCCTCAGAATCGAGGAGGTGTCTGGGTCCCTGGGGTGTGGCCATGGACATCCCCCCACCAGACCTGCAGACACACCTTCTTGTTGAGCTCCGTGCGGTGATGGTAGCCCTTCTGCCCAGCCCGGGCAATGGAGCAGCCCACGCGGGCAGGGTGCCAGGCACCAATGCAGGCCACCTTGCGCAGCCCCTTATGGGTCTTCCGCGGCAGCTTCTTCGTATGCCAGCGGCTCGTGACGCCTGCAGGCGGGAGGGGCTGGTGGCTGAGAGGCCAGTTTGGTCCCCACCCcctccaggcagccttcctgGAGCCACCACCCCCATGCGGCCCTACCTTTGATGCCCCTGCCCTTGGTGACGGCAATAACATCGATGATCTCATTCTGGCTGAACACACTGTGGACAGGCACCTGCTTCTCCAGCCGGGCCTGGGCCCAGGCTACCTTCTCAGCCACCGTGCCGCCGTTCAGCTGGACCTCCATGATGTGGGCCTTCTTCTGCCGGAAGGGCAGCAGCTTCATCTGGCAGACGCAACACGGCTGGTTGGTTCCCAGAAAGTCACACTGACCCCCCCCATCGGTAGACATGGCATGGCCAGCTGGTGTCCCCTGG from Bos javanicus breed banteng chromosome 25, ARS-OSU_banteng_1.0, whole genome shotgun sequence harbors:
- the RPL3L gene encoding ribosomal protein uL3-like, whose protein sequence is MSHRKFSAPRHGHLGFLPHKRSHRHRGKVKTWPRDDPSQPVHLTAFLGYKAGMTHTLREVHRPGLKISKREEVEAVTIVETPPLVVVGVVGYVATPRGLRSFKTIFAEHLSDECRRRFYKDWHKSKKKAFTKACKRWRDADGKKQLQKDFAAMKKYCKVIRVIVHTQMKLLPFRQKKAHIMEVQLNGGTVAEKVAWAQARLEKQVPVHSVFSQNEIIDVIAVTKGRGIKGVTSRWHTKKLPRKTHKGLRKVACIGAWHPARVGCSIARAGQKGYHHRTELNKKIYRIGRGLHMEDGKVVKNNASTSYDVTDKSITPLGGFPHYGEVNNDFVMLKGCIAGTKKRVITLRKSLLVHHSRQALENIELKFIDTTSKFGHGRFQTAQEKRAFMGPQKKHLEKEKPETSGDL